A part of Anolis sagrei isolate rAnoSag1 chromosome 3, rAnoSag1.mat, whole genome shotgun sequence genomic DNA contains:
- the SLN gene encoding sarcolipin: MDRSAQELFLNFMIVLITVLLMWLLVKSYQD, encoded by the coding sequence ATGGACCGATCCGCACAAGAGCTCTTCCTCAACTTCATGATTGTACTCATCACAGTACTCCTCATGTGGCTTCTGGTGAAGTCTTACCAAGACTGA